From a region of the Candidatus Rhabdochlamydia porcellionis genome:
- a CDS encoding 1-acyl-sn-glycerol-3-phosphate acyltransferase, protein MEKNSKSKFFLENLQLAIDQNLIPKKSAVILHEFYTGYKSAALQTSEKTEQIFLTFLDLVILQCASPFSFPHYHQKLRKDFDYHKFALDFVRPLIDTSSSSLKGELYLEEIDSHLKNKDNVVLFANHQSEGDPQMISILLEKKFPKIAEKLIFVAGDRVISDPLAVPLSLGCNLLCIHSKRYIDSPPELKMKKQLHNKKTMDTMSCLLKKGGNIIYVAPSGGRDRSNNKGIIEVADFDPPSIEMFYLIAKRSLRPTHFYPLALKTYAILPPPKTIQVELGESRTVGYGPIQIAFGSEIDMENYSLKKSSDKHARRKERAEFIYNLVRKMYKDFF, encoded by the coding sequence ATGGAAAAAAACTCGAAATCTAAATTCTTTTTAGAGAATCTGCAGCTCGCTATTGACCAAAATCTTATTCCTAAGAAATCTGCTGTTATTTTGCACGAATTTTATACAGGATATAAATCAGCAGCTCTACAGACGAGTGAAAAAACAGAACAAATTTTTCTTACCTTTCTAGATCTTGTTATTCTACAATGCGCTTCTCCTTTTTCTTTTCCTCATTACCACCAAAAATTGCGTAAAGATTTTGATTATCATAAATTTGCTCTTGATTTTGTAAGGCCTCTTATTGATACATCCTCTTCTTCTTTAAAAGGAGAACTTTACTTAGAGGAAATAGATTCTCACTTAAAGAATAAAGACAATGTTGTTCTCTTTGCCAATCATCAATCAGAGGGAGATCCTCAAATGATTAGCATTTTATTAGAGAAAAAATTTCCAAAAATTGCAGAAAAACTCATTTTTGTTGCTGGTGATCGTGTCATCAGCGATCCCTTAGCAGTTCCTCTAAGCTTGGGTTGTAATTTACTGTGTATCCATTCAAAGCGCTATATTGATAGTCCTCCAGAACTAAAAATGAAAAAGCAACTACACAATAAAAAAACTATGGATACCATGAGCTGCCTCTTAAAAAAAGGAGGAAATATCATCTATGTAGCCCCTAGTGGTGGTCGAGATAGAAGCAATAACAAAGGAATTATTGAAGTAGCAGACTTTGACCCTCCTAGCATTGAAATGTTTTATCTCATAGCTAAACGCTCTTTACGTCCTACACATTTTTATCCTTTAGCTTTAAAAACCTATGCTATCCTACCTCCTCCTAAAACCATCCAAGTAGAATTAGGAGAATCGCGAACAGTGGGCTATGGACCAATTCAAATAGCGTTTGGTTCCGAAATTGACATGGAAAACTACTCATTGAAAAAATCATCCGATAAACATGCACGTCGCAAAGAACGTGCAGAATTCATTTATAATTTAGTGCGTAAGATGTACAAGGACTTCTTCTAA
- a CDS encoding TVP38/TMEM64 family protein, whose protein sequence is MTRKWLPFLPILIILFFVLYFFLTGKYKALDFNLIKSQHVIWEQYVQDYPILSGFCFILIHTISVILIIPASTLLTLIAGFLFPLPLAIAYTCFSETLGAVIFFFIMRTAFFQFLSHRKKAYFIHLRESFYRYEISYLLFLRFSHILPFWLINLLSAVFRVNTYTFIWTTCVGVLPLIIVLAQAGGGLSTFFRNETDFSFAAIFNTQIKLSLLVLALLALLPILLKKCFPHKKALK, encoded by the coding sequence GTGACTAGAAAATGGCTACCTTTTTTACCTATTTTAATCATTTTGTTCTTTGTCTTGTACTTTTTCTTGACAGGAAAATACAAGGCATTGGATTTCAATCTCATCAAATCTCAGCATGTCATTTGGGAGCAATATGTACAAGACTACCCTATTCTATCTGGGTTTTGTTTCATCTTAATTCATACAATCTCGGTAATACTGATTATTCCAGCTTCTACCTTATTAACACTGATTGCTGGATTCTTATTCCCCTTGCCATTAGCAATTGCCTATACTTGCTTTTCTGAAACGTTAGGAGCTGTCATATTTTTTTTTATTATGCGTACTGCGTTTTTTCAATTTCTTTCCCATAGAAAAAAAGCCTATTTCATTCATTTAAGAGAGTCTTTTTATCGCTATGAAATCAGTTATCTGCTTTTTTTGCGCTTTAGCCATATCCTACCTTTTTGGCTAATTAACTTACTTTCTGCTGTTTTTCGAGTAAATACCTATACCTTTATTTGGACAACTTGTGTAGGGGTCTTGCCCCTAATCATTGTTCTTGCACAGGCAGGAGGAGGCCTTTCTACTTTTTTTAGAAATGAAACCGATTTCTCTTTTGCGGCCATTTTTAATACACAAATTAAATTAAGCTTACTTGTTTTAGCGCTTCTTGCTCTTTTACCTATTTTATTAAAAAAATGTTTTCCTCATAAAAAAGCTTTAAAGTAA
- the lpxB gene encoding lipid-A-disaccharide synthase produces MPCDLFMFCGEPSGDLHAESLLAELKVKKPTLSIFGVTGPRMRYQGVNSVLAMEELQVMGFIDVFCAFPKLVRMFYKVVNAILSLQPKIVFTIDYPGFSLRLHRYLKKRGFKGQIVHFICPSVWAWGKHRIAFMEKHLDHLFTILPFESQIFRKLPTQYVGHPLNFRIQSYNYQNLDLPKDKQIIALFPGSRSKEIERNLPLYLDTCRHLCINKPNLHIALSVAQPKFHSQILFILQKKNWNHPITFVPSTHSYELMQKTHLAIAKSGTITLELALHFVPTVVTYGLSKLDLIVARDLLRIRLPFYCLVNIIANQEIFPELIGPYFTSTSLLSRMYHLLENHPSYREKCKHIVTLLGTANTAKEVSKQICLMLSN; encoded by the coding sequence ATGCCTTGTGATCTTTTTATGTTTTGTGGAGAACCAAGCGGTGATTTACATGCAGAATCTCTTTTAGCTGAGCTTAAAGTAAAAAAGCCCACCCTTAGCATATTTGGCGTTACTGGACCGCGCATGCGATATCAAGGAGTAAATTCTGTTCTTGCTATGGAAGAATTGCAGGTTATGGGGTTTATTGATGTATTTTGCGCATTTCCTAAACTGGTACGCATGTTTTACAAAGTAGTAAACGCTATTTTATCACTACAACCAAAAATAGTATTTACCATTGATTACCCAGGTTTTAGCTTAAGATTACATCGATACTTAAAAAAAAGAGGTTTTAAAGGACAAATTGTGCATTTTATCTGTCCTTCGGTATGGGCATGGGGGAAGCATCGAATCGCTTTTATGGAAAAGCATTTAGATCATCTATTCACTATCTTGCCCTTTGAATCGCAAATTTTCCGAAAGCTCCCTACACAATATGTTGGTCATCCCCTTAATTTTCGCATTCAGTCTTATAACTATCAAAACCTTGATTTGCCAAAAGATAAGCAAATCATTGCGCTGTTCCCTGGGAGTAGATCTAAAGAGATCGAGCGTAATTTACCTCTTTACCTTGACACTTGCAGGCACCTGTGCATAAATAAACCTAATTTGCATATTGCTCTTTCTGTAGCACAACCTAAATTTCATTCTCAAATTCTCTTCATTCTGCAAAAAAAAAACTGGAATCATCCGATTACTTTTGTTCCCTCTACTCATAGCTATGAACTCATGCAAAAAACCCATCTTGCAATTGCTAAATCAGGAACGATAACCCTTGAATTAGCCCTTCACTTTGTTCCTACAGTGGTTACCTATGGATTATCCAAACTCGATCTAATTGTAGCAAGAGATCTATTACGCATCCGACTACCATTTTATTGTTTAGTAAACATCATTGCAAATCAAGAGATCTTTCCCGAGCTCATTGGGCCTTATTTTACTAGTACATCTCTTTTATCTCGTATGTATCACTTACTTGAAAATCACCCAAGCTATCGAGAAAAATGTAAGCATATAGTAACTTTACTTGGCACAGCAAATACAGCAAAAGAAGTAAGCAAACAGATTTGTCTCATGCTCAGTAATTAA
- a CDS encoding insulinase family protein has protein sequence MKYFFPFICLVAPLCAVDQSILSYTTIQDQYTVPILTPSLAKRKTEKLILENGLKILLISDTETPQSSAGICVGAGSWNDDYPGIAHFLEHMLFMGTKAYPDESEYMQFIKDHGGKVNAYTAPDRTVYMFSIHNDAYPQAIDRFSHFFIDPLFSTSCRQRELNAVDNEHAKNIEHDGWRQYMILKETGNPNHPNCKFSTGNKDTLCEISQSDLKNWYANHYNANCMHLVMISPLPIAEMRDLVVTKFSPITNTSFQKKTSQSSLLSEQQKGSMIFIKPVKDLKTLSLCWEIPSVFASNIEEKVPEFIAYILNKEVKGSLFAKLKKENIAENFHVSCDRFSKDNLLFCVDVSLTDFGLLQIDSAISYIFAALERLKIEKLPDYLFQEFKTMAIIDYQYQSREDAFEMASEIASDMLYEDLSSYPIKTKIPSVFSPQRIHSFLNTLNSSECVYFVIADPSKVGVIPDRKEKWMEAEYTVIPIDQKKLQAWQKPEVYPEINLPGQNPYLPTQLTLQSTSLQEIPILIHQDEGSEVYFLSDNYYRTPETVFTFQLKSPLLDQTPKAQVLADLWSYALQDLLADDLSFAKDAGIQIELKLKPLEAILYIQGLSEKMSLLTKKVFQAFKQVTCSQEKFQTYVSSLAASYENASKELPLCQAAEQMREIVFDQPTSQQKLLALQKTCLKDVCDFSEKFSQCLYMQALLYGNLNQELAIQLSKELQTILAAKPYSLQSQAKAKVLLLSDLHGPYKLVFETNRQGAAALLLLQEGPFSFESWATQQILGQALKSAFYETLRTKQQTAYIAKTWDDEKEKQLLQYFAVQSSTHTPADLLARFELFLEDFDRNLPMEIPLERFEKIRTSLITSLAMRSENMFIKAIETAKLAFYYQDFEWINKQMDSLKTLSYSNFCTAAQRLISRKNTRRLAILVEGIMTDDKNFRYELTSKEDVQALGQLTSVN, from the coding sequence ATGAAATATTTTTTTCCTTTCATTTGCCTGGTTGCTCCTTTATGTGCAGTAGATCAATCTATTCTTTCCTATACGACTATTCAGGATCAATACACAGTCCCCATTCTTACTCCATCTCTTGCTAAAAGAAAAACCGAAAAACTCATTCTAGAAAATGGTTTGAAAATTCTTCTTATTTCCGATACAGAGACCCCTCAATCCAGCGCAGGTATTTGTGTAGGAGCTGGATCTTGGAATGATGATTACCCAGGAATAGCTCATTTTTTGGAACATATGTTATTTATGGGGACAAAAGCTTATCCAGATGAGTCTGAATACATGCAATTTATTAAAGATCATGGAGGTAAGGTAAACGCCTATACAGCCCCAGATCGAACGGTTTATATGTTTTCCATTCATAATGATGCTTATCCCCAAGCAATTGATCGTTTCTCTCATTTTTTCATTGATCCTTTATTCTCTACAAGTTGTAGACAAAGAGAACTTAATGCTGTTGATAACGAACACGCTAAGAATATAGAACACGATGGATGGCGTCAGTATATGATCTTAAAAGAGACAGGAAACCCAAATCATCCAAATTGCAAATTTTCTACGGGAAATAAAGACACTCTTTGTGAAATTTCTCAATCTGATTTAAAAAATTGGTACGCAAATCATTACAATGCAAATTGTATGCATTTAGTCATGATCTCTCCTCTACCTATTGCTGAAATGAGAGATTTAGTGGTTACAAAATTTTCGCCTATTACTAATACCTCCTTTCAGAAAAAAACCTCTCAAAGTTCTTTGTTGTCCGAACAGCAAAAAGGAAGCATGATTTTTATTAAACCGGTTAAAGACTTAAAAACTCTTTCTTTATGCTGGGAGATTCCAAGTGTATTTGCTTCTAATATAGAAGAAAAAGTCCCAGAATTTATTGCCTATATTCTCAATAAAGAGGTAAAAGGAAGCTTATTTGCTAAATTAAAGAAGGAAAATATTGCGGAAAACTTCCATGTTAGCTGTGATCGTTTCAGTAAAGATAACCTGCTTTTTTGTGTTGATGTTTCTTTAACCGATTTCGGCCTTTTACAAATCGATAGCGCTATATCATATATATTTGCAGCGCTTGAACGCTTGAAGATAGAAAAATTACCTGACTATCTATTTCAAGAATTTAAAACCATGGCAATTATAGATTACCAATACCAATCCAGAGAAGATGCTTTTGAAATGGCCTCAGAAATAGCTTCTGATATGCTTTATGAGGATCTTAGCTCCTACCCAATTAAAACGAAAATTCCGAGCGTTTTTTCTCCTCAAAGAATTCATAGCTTTTTAAATACACTAAACTCTTCTGAGTGCGTCTACTTCGTTATTGCAGATCCGAGCAAAGTAGGAGTAATCCCCGATCGAAAAGAAAAGTGGATGGAAGCAGAATACACAGTGATTCCAATCGATCAAAAGAAACTACAAGCCTGGCAGAAACCTGAAGTTTATCCTGAAATTAACCTACCAGGACAAAACCCTTATTTACCTACTCAATTAACTCTGCAAAGTACATCTTTGCAAGAAATTCCGATTTTGATTCACCAAGATGAAGGCTCTGAGGTATACTTTTTGTCAGATAACTATTATCGCACTCCAGAAACCGTATTTACCTTTCAGCTCAAGTCACCTCTTTTAGATCAAACTCCAAAGGCTCAAGTGCTAGCTGATTTATGGTCTTATGCCCTCCAGGATCTGCTTGCTGATGATTTATCCTTTGCTAAAGATGCTGGAATTCAAATAGAGTTAAAACTAAAACCTTTAGAAGCTATTCTCTACATTCAAGGGCTTAGCGAAAAAATGTCTTTACTTACTAAGAAAGTGTTTCAAGCCTTTAAACAAGTGACTTGTTCACAAGAAAAATTTCAAACTTATGTTAGCTCCCTAGCTGCTAGTTATGAGAACGCTTCTAAAGAGCTTCCTCTATGTCAAGCTGCAGAACAAATGCGCGAGATTGTTTTTGATCAACCTACTAGTCAGCAAAAGCTGCTAGCTCTACAAAAAACTTGTCTAAAAGATGTGTGTGATTTCTCAGAGAAATTTAGTCAATGCCTTTATATGCAAGCTCTTTTATACGGAAATCTCAATCAAGAGCTAGCAATACAGCTTTCTAAAGAGCTACAAACAATTTTAGCAGCAAAGCCCTATTCTCTTCAGAGCCAAGCTAAAGCTAAAGTTCTTCTTCTGTCCGATCTACACGGACCTTACAAGCTCGTTTTTGAAACAAATCGACAAGGAGCAGCTGCTTTGTTGCTTTTACAAGAAGGACCATTTAGTTTTGAGTCATGGGCTACTCAACAAATCTTAGGCCAAGCCTTAAAAAGCGCTTTTTATGAGACATTGCGCACTAAACAACAAACAGCCTACATAGCTAAAACCTGGGACGATGAAAAAGAAAAGCAGCTCTTACAGTATTTTGCAGTACAATCTAGCACACATACTCCTGCTGATTTATTAGCGCGTTTTGAATTATTTTTAGAAGATTTTGACAGAAATCTACCTATGGAAATTCCCTTAGAACGTTTTGAAAAGATCCGTACTAGCTTAATTACCTCTCTTGCTATGAGATCAGAAAACATGTTTATTAAAGCAATAGAAACCGCTAAATTAGCTTTTTATTATCAAGACTTTGAATGGATAAATAAGCAAATGGATAGCCTAAAAACTCTATCCTATAGTAATTTTTGCACAGCTGCTCAAAGGTTGATCTCTCGAAAGAATACACGTAGATTGGCTATTTTAGTAGAAGGCATTATGACAGATGATAAAAACTTCCGCTATGAACTTACCTCTAAAGAAGATGTGCAAGCTCTAGGTCAACTTACATCTGTTAATTAA
- a CDS encoding Rne/Rng family ribonuclease — MQEILLNIESKEIRYAVLKHGTLYDLIVERKKNRQIAGNIYRGRVTNILHNIQSAFIDINEGENGFIHISDILENTQKFQEIFDMDFEWNHQISSKQTKQRKETDISKLLKPEQSVLVQVVKEPIGTKGARLTSNISIPGRYLVLLPNTPHRGVSRKIEDPASRDRLKKLIRAFEMPQDMGLICRTASMNASAEMLINEASELLKTWQYIIDQFHKANKPTCLYEESDLIKRAILSAIDKKFERLLVDDHSVYQRCKRMYTKYASEHPLKIELYRDKVPMFERFGAEREIERALRRKIWLPSGGYLFFDRTEAMYTIDVNSGRSQSSASDVEEALVHINMEAAEEIARQLRLRNIGGLIICDFIDMRSRKNQRRVLERLKEAMKDDSAKCTISGMSEFGLVEMTRQRSRESLTQTMFVGCPYCHGSGMIKNHESISIEIKRSLKKLICQQQHFGLKLVTHPELEAYLNQYDKKNLIKLAESWHAQLYFDSNDNLHLNEFQFYSTINGKKLEI; from the coding sequence ATGCAAGAAATTTTATTAAATATTGAATCAAAAGAGATTCGCTATGCTGTGCTTAAACACGGAACTCTTTATGATTTGATTGTAGAAAGAAAAAAAAATCGACAAATAGCCGGTAATATTTATCGCGGCCGTGTAACAAATATCTTACACAATATCCAATCTGCTTTCATTGATATTAATGAAGGAGAAAATGGGTTTATTCATATTTCTGATATTTTGGAAAACACGCAGAAATTTCAAGAAATATTTGATATGGATTTTGAATGGAATCATCAGATCTCCTCAAAACAGACAAAGCAACGCAAAGAGACCGATATTTCTAAGCTCTTAAAGCCAGAGCAATCTGTACTTGTACAGGTAGTAAAAGAACCAATAGGTACTAAAGGAGCGCGATTAACTTCTAATATCTCTATTCCAGGTAGGTATCTTGTTTTGTTACCTAATACTCCTCATAGAGGAGTGTCGCGTAAGATAGAAGATCCTGCTTCAAGAGATCGTTTAAAAAAGCTCATTCGTGCTTTTGAAATGCCTCAAGACATGGGGCTTATTTGCCGAACAGCAAGCATGAATGCTTCTGCTGAAATGCTTATTAATGAAGCAAGTGAACTGCTTAAAACATGGCAATACATTATTGATCAATTCCATAAAGCCAATAAACCTACATGTCTGTATGAAGAATCCGATCTCATTAAGCGCGCTATTTTAAGTGCAATTGATAAGAAGTTTGAGCGTTTGCTGGTCGATGATCACTCTGTTTACCAAAGATGTAAACGCATGTATACAAAATATGCATCAGAGCACCCTTTAAAAATTGAGTTGTACAGAGACAAAGTGCCTATGTTTGAAAGATTTGGTGCAGAAAGAGAAATTGAAAGAGCTCTGCGGCGTAAAATTTGGCTCCCAAGCGGTGGTTATTTGTTCTTTGATCGAACAGAGGCGATGTATACAATTGATGTAAATTCAGGACGTTCTCAAAGCTCAGCATCTGATGTAGAAGAAGCACTGGTACACATTAATATGGAAGCTGCAGAAGAAATTGCTCGCCAACTTCGTTTGCGTAATATTGGAGGCTTGATTATTTGTGATTTCATCGATATGCGTTCCCGCAAAAATCAACGCCGCGTTTTAGAACGCTTAAAAGAGGCAATGAAAGATGATTCTGCTAAATGCACAATTTCAGGTATGAGCGAATTTGGTTTGGTTGAAATGACTAGACAGCGTAGCCGAGAATCTCTTACTCAAACTATGTTTGTAGGCTGTCCTTACTGTCACGGAAGTGGAATGATAAAAAATCATGAAAGCATCTCTATTGAAATTAAACGATCTCTTAAAAAACTAATTTGTCAACAACAGCATTTTGGCCTAAAATTAGTTACTCATCCAGAACTAGAAGCTTATTTGAATCAGTACGACAAAAAAAATCTGATAAAATTAGCAGAAAGCTGGCATGCTCAACTCTATTTTGATAGTAATGACAACTTACATCTAAATGAATTTCAATTTTATTCAACAATCAATGGAAAAAAACTCGAAATCTAA
- the rpmF gene encoding 50S ribosomal protein L32, which yields MAVPRNRTSNARKNSRRAHHAKKPKNVNSCTNCAQSCLSHRICSHCGFYAGRLVVSERKD from the coding sequence ATGGCTGTCCCTCGTAATCGCACCTCTAATGCTCGAAAGAATTCCCGGCGTGCTCATCATGCTAAAAAACCAAAAAATGTAAATAGCTGCACAAATTGTGCTCAAAGTTGCTTGTCTCACCGTATTTGCTCTCATTGTGGATTTTATGCAGGACGTTTGGTAGTTAGTGAGAGGAAAGATTAA
- the pcnB gene encoding polynucleotide adenylyltransferase PcnB, which translates to MSQRIYSFEEHQLCMKKVDSDALYVMQKLRTAGYIAYLVGGSVRDLLLHKNPKDFDICTSAQPEEIKKIFRNCILVGRRFRLAHIRFGKKILEVSTFRSGDNELDELIVRDNKWGTAKEDALRRDFTINALFYDSDSQSIIDYIGGFEDIKKQTLRTIGQPFIRFRQDPVRMLRMLKFQARFGFTIDDPSHIALLECRQEIMKSSPARILEELLRMLESKASEPFFRLLAEHGFMHLLMPSLGDFLDSKDAEEVFSFLKEIDHYFMKSDHINLSRAVLLAALVFPILEKKIYTRYMNRDIILHLGQISEEVHELLDEMFRPFINLSRRLRTSLQSILVSQYRITPFDSKKPRRIRIPQDPDFMQAMQFFEIRCTLEPALKVVWEQWNHALTNPVSNKRRRKKKIKTDEASSSSAT; encoded by the coding sequence AAAACTTCGCACTGCAGGTTACATAGCCTATCTAGTCGGAGGAAGTGTTCGAGATCTGTTACTACATAAAAATCCCAAAGACTTTGATATTTGTACATCTGCACAACCAGAAGAAATAAAAAAAATATTCAGAAATTGTATTTTAGTGGGAAGGCGTTTCCGTCTTGCTCATATTCGATTTGGGAAAAAAATATTAGAAGTTTCCACCTTTCGCTCTGGAGATAATGAGCTCGATGAATTGATTGTACGTGATAATAAATGGGGAACGGCAAAAGAAGATGCTCTAAGACGTGATTTTACCATTAATGCACTGTTTTATGATTCAGACTCTCAGTCGATTATTGATTATATTGGAGGTTTTGAAGATATAAAAAAGCAAACTCTGCGCACTATTGGACAACCTTTTATTCGTTTTCGTCAAGATCCTGTTCGCATGCTAAGAATGCTTAAATTTCAAGCAAGATTTGGTTTTACCATTGATGATCCCTCGCACATTGCTCTGCTTGAATGTCGCCAGGAAATTATGAAGAGCTCTCCTGCACGTATATTAGAAGAATTGCTGCGTATGTTGGAATCTAAAGCTTCGGAGCCTTTTTTTCGTCTTCTTGCAGAACATGGGTTTATGCATTTATTAATGCCTTCACTAGGAGATTTTTTAGACTCTAAAGATGCAGAAGAGGTTTTCTCTTTTCTAAAAGAAATCGATCATTATTTCATGAAATCTGATCATATAAACCTATCACGTGCTGTTTTATTAGCTGCTTTGGTATTCCCTATTCTGGAAAAAAAGATCTATACACGTTATATGAATCGAGATATCATCTTGCATTTAGGACAAATAAGCGAAGAAGTGCATGAGTTACTTGATGAAATGTTTCGCCCTTTTATCAATCTTTCTCGTAGATTACGTACAAGTTTGCAGTCGATTTTGGTTTCGCAATATCGCATTACTCCTTTTGATTCTAAAAAACCACGCCGTATTCGCATTCCTCAAGATCCAGATTTCATGCAAGCTATGCAATTTTTTGAAATTCGTTGTACATTGGAACCAGCTCTTAAAGTTGTATGGGAACAATGGAATCATGCTCTTACAAACCCTGTATCTAATAAACGACGACGTAAAAAGAAAATAAAAACAGATGAAGCCTCTTCTTCCTCAGCAACTTAA
- the plsX gene encoding phosphate acyltransferase PlsX — MRGKIKLPLSIGIDLMGSDAPARELLETILLHYDSFDDSIYLTLFGTSEVFEGLSSPSICISFFPVQEAIYMHELPLIAIKRKPHSSLCVGIRMLKEGHLHAFISAGNTGALMSCAKIHLSSLSGLKRPALLTLFPGHQSEIALLDVGASISYKAAHLVHFAAMGIAYQKSRGISCPKLALLNIGSEAKKGTPELRDAYQTLEHLSDKNDFTFIGNVEARNVFQTKLDVLITDGFTGNIFLKTSEGIAFNILKMIGDIDKENHSLSLQRALHELRQKLDYSKYPGALLAGIDKIIVKCHGEGSSSSILSSINSACQLIKYNFIDKVKEQLQSLLFSGKRT, encoded by the coding sequence GTGAGAGGAAAGATTAAGTTACCCCTATCTATTGGCATTGATTTAATGGGAAGCGATGCTCCTGCAAGAGAATTGCTTGAAACTATTCTCTTGCACTATGACTCATTTGACGACTCCATTTATTTGACTCTGTTTGGCACTTCGGAAGTGTTTGAAGGTCTTTCTTCCCCTTCTATTTGTATTTCTTTCTTTCCTGTACAAGAAGCCATTTACATGCATGAGTTGCCACTAATTGCTATTAAACGCAAGCCTCATTCTTCTTTATGTGTAGGAATTCGCATGTTAAAAGAAGGCCATTTGCATGCCTTTATTTCAGCGGGGAATACAGGCGCTTTAATGAGCTGTGCAAAGATACATCTATCCTCACTATCTGGCTTAAAAAGGCCTGCTTTACTAACCCTATTCCCTGGGCATCAATCAGAGATTGCTTTGCTCGATGTAGGGGCTAGTATTTCTTATAAAGCAGCCCATCTTGTGCATTTTGCAGCCATGGGAATCGCTTACCAGAAAAGTCGAGGTATTTCTTGTCCTAAATTGGCGCTTTTAAATATCGGTTCAGAAGCAAAAAAAGGCACCCCGGAACTAAGGGATGCTTATCAAACGCTAGAGCACTTATCTGATAAAAATGATTTTACCTTCATAGGAAATGTAGAAGCTAGAAATGTATTTCAAACAAAATTAGATGTTTTAATCACCGATGGATTTACGGGTAATATATTTTTAAAAACCTCTGAGGGGATTGCTTTTAATATTCTAAAAATGATCGGTGATATTGATAAAGAAAATCACTCTTTATCATTGCAAAGAGCTCTTCATGAATTACGTCAAAAACTCGATTATTCTAAATATCCAGGAGCTCTTCTTGCAGGAATTGACAAAATTATCGTTAAATGTCATGGGGAAGGCTCTTCTTCGAGTATCCTAAGCAGTATTAATAGTGCTTGTCAGTTAATTAAATATAATTTTATTGATAAGGTTAAAGAACAGTTGCAATCATTGCTTTTTTCTGGAAAAAGAACATAA